A genome region from Bombilactobacillus bombi includes the following:
- a CDS encoding APC family permease — translation MDDLNPDRKKFISWPVVALMDFVTVIGFDDIIYNFQNQGLAVVTTWILMLFVFVVPYEMIVGHLGSVFNHDGGGMTSWVRHTSGDLWGYICAWTYWVSGLPYIVDVANSMVISFGWMIYGNNSLSDKMSNAMFALLTAVIFTIFIFVEHRLKNALQIFSVIGGGAMFIMTILYVIMTIVYLGKGGAPHTQPFNVQSFIPHVDMKYLGSFALIIFAMNGSEFAAPYVTEMKDAKHDFPKAMWMLAIMTGFLTVLGSFSLGIFFNAHHLPNDLKMNGSYYAFQKMGAEFGCGQFFLYAFAITQAIYMMAQLAVLLDGGTRMFLSDTAKKYLPAGLTKLDNRGLPINGYWLTTAICTFIMVASATLPNMNSIFNQLLNLNGIVSPYTTCFLFSSFILVRLHDDKYPTDFVYIKNNKLAVAVGVWCFAITFLFATLGIWPVDEKPGTPTFYHVLALNIIEPLVMLVIGAVLPLIAKYQREHSHN, via the coding sequence ATGGATGATTTAAATCCAGATCGCAAAAAATTCATTAGTTGGCCAGTAGTGGCTTTAATGGATTTTGTTACAGTTATCGGTTTTGATGATATTATTTATAATTTTCAAAATCAGGGGCTAGCAGTTGTAACCACTTGGATTTTGATGCTCTTTGTGTTTGTTGTACCTTATGAAATGATTGTAGGACATTTGGGTTCAGTCTTTAATCATGATGGTGGCGGCATGACTTCCTGGGTTCGCCATACTAGTGGCGATTTATGGGGCTATATTTGTGCTTGGACTTACTGGGTCTCTGGCTTGCCTTATATTGTTGATGTGGCTAATTCTATGGTTATTTCTTTTGGATGGATGATTTATGGTAATAATTCTCTATCTGACAAAATGAGTAATGCCATGTTTGCTTTATTAACTGCTGTTATCTTTACAATTTTTATTTTTGTTGAACATCGTCTGAAAAATGCTCTCCAAATTTTCAGTGTTATTGGTGGTGGGGCCATGTTTATTATGACTATTTTATATGTCATTATGACTATTGTTTACTTAGGTAAGGGCGGAGCTCCGCATACTCAGCCTTTTAATGTACAATCTTTCATCCCGCATGTAGATATGAAGTATTTAGGCTCTTTTGCCTTAATCATTTTTGCTATGAATGGCTCAGAATTTGCAGCACCTTATGTCACTGAAATGAAAGACGCTAAACACGATTTTCCTAAAGCTATGTGGATGTTGGCCATTATGACTGGTTTTTTAACTGTTCTGGGCTCATTTTCTTTAGGAATCTTTTTCAATGCACATCATTTACCTAATGACCTCAAAATGAATGGTTCTTATTATGCCTTTCAAAAGATGGGTGCTGAATTTGGCTGTGGTCAATTCTTTCTCTATGCTTTTGCAATTACACAAGCTATTTATATGATGGCCCAGCTAGCAGTCCTTTTAGATGGTGGCACGCGCATGTTTCTTTCTGATACAGCCAAAAAATATTTACCAGCTGGATTAACTAAATTGGATAATCGTGGTCTACCTATTAATGGCTATTGGCTGACAACTGCTATTTGTACTTTTATTATGGTTGCTAGTGCAACTTTGCCTAATATGAATTCTATCTTTAATCAGTTATTAAATCTCAACGGCATTGTTTCACCTTATACAACTTGCTTCTTGTTCTCATCTTTTATTTTAGTTCGACTGCATGATGATAAATATCCAACAGACTTTGTTTATATTAAAAATAACAAATTAGCTGTTGCTGTCGGAGTTTGGTGCTTTGCCATCACTTTCTTATTTGCTACTTTAGGCATTTGGCCCGTCGATGAAAAACCTGGAACACCAACTTTTTATCACGTCTTAGCTCTAAATATTATTGAACCATTAGTGATGCTGGTTATTGGCGCTGTTTTACCACTGATTGCCAAATATCAACGAGAACATTCACATAATTAA
- a CDS encoding amino acid ABC transporter permease, protein MINIITHYGQQLLVGLGWTVLSSVLALFFSLIIGSVFAIMEVLPNKVARVIGRTYVEVFRNIPLLVITMFFYLVIPLYFVKINGFTAGTIGLTLYTSAFIAETIRSGIQSVDPGQMEGARSVGMTYGQAMRQIILPQAFKIVIPPLGNQFINLVKNSSVLAFVAGFDLMYQANSIASATFDTINSYFVVGIMYLIVTMPLSYYMRHLEKKLA, encoded by the coding sequence ATGATTAATATTATTACTCATTATGGCCAGCAGTTATTAGTTGGTTTGGGCTGGACAGTTTTATCAAGTGTTTTGGCGCTGTTTTTTAGCCTGATTATTGGATCAGTATTTGCCATTATGGAAGTTTTACCAAACAAAGTAGCACGAGTGATAGGGCGCACTTATGTTGAAGTTTTTCGTAATATTCCATTATTAGTTATTACTATGTTTTTTTATTTAGTTATTCCACTTTATTTTGTGAAGATTAATGGTTTTACTGCGGGAACAATTGGATTAACATTGTACACTTCAGCCTTTATTGCAGAAACTATTCGTTCTGGAATTCAATCAGTTGATCCGGGTCAAATGGAAGGTGCACGTTCAGTCGGTATGACTTATGGACAAGCAATGCGACAAATTATTTTGCCGCAGGCTTTTAAGATTGTTATTCCTCCACTAGGTAATCAGTTTATTAATCTAGTGAAAAATTCGTCTGTGTTAGCGTTTGTAGCTGGTTTTGATTTAATGTATCAAGCTAATTCGATTGCCTCGGCAACTTTTGATACGATTAATAGTTACTTTGTCGTAGGTATTATGTATTTGATTGTCACAATGCCGCTCAGCTACTATATGCGTCATTTGGAAAAAAAGCTTGCCTAG
- a CDS encoding glutamate ABC transporter substrate-binding protein: protein MKRKYLLFSLLISVFLLAGCGKSLSQQSVLENARQTNTITWGVKGDVSLFGLIDVRDGQQKGFDVDVAKHLTKHILGPKGKAVFVTVTSQSRTPLLKNGNVDAVVATMTITPERQKVLDFSKSYFDAGQSLLVPNNSPIKDAHHLNGHTVIGVVGANSVQNIKKASPKARVIELQDYAQAMNALKSGQGEALTTDNGILYGLAVQNPGYKVVGGTFTKEPYGVAVNKNQKDFTKALNKAIDEMQRSGEYNQLIKKWFGGVPGFNYKELYRK, encoded by the coding sequence ATGAAAAGAAAATATTTGCTTTTCTCTCTACTAATAAGTGTTTTTTTATTGGCTGGATGCGGTAAGAGTTTGTCACAACAGTCAGTACTAGAAAATGCGCGCCAAACTAATACAATTACTTGGGGTGTTAAAGGCGATGTCAGTTTGTTTGGACTGATTGATGTCCGTGATGGTCAACAAAAAGGATTTGATGTTGATGTGGCTAAGCATCTGACTAAACATATTTTGGGACCAAAAGGGAAAGCCGTATTTGTAACTGTAACATCGCAGTCCCGGACGCCCTTACTCAAAAATGGCAATGTTGATGCAGTAGTGGCAACGATGACTATCACCCCTGAAAGACAAAAAGTTTTAGATTTTTCTAAATCTTATTTTGATGCGGGGCAATCACTATTAGTACCTAATAATTCTCCAATCAAAGATGCTCATCATTTGAACGGGCATACAGTCATTGGGGTTGTTGGGGCTAATTCAGTACAAAACATAAAAAAGGCCTCACCTAAAGCACGAGTTATTGAATTGCAAGATTATGCGCAAGCAATGAATGCGTTGAAATCTGGTCAAGGAGAAGCTTTAACAACTGATAATGGCATTTTATATGGTTTAGCAGTGCAAAATCCAGGTTATAAAGTTGTTGGTGGGACTTTCACTAAGGAACCTTATGGTGTTGCGGTTAATAAAAATCAAAAAGATTTCACTAAAGCTTTAAACAAAGCAATTGATGAAATGCAACGGAGCGGCGAATATAATCAGCTAATTAAAAAATGGTTTGGCGGTGTTCCAGGATTTAACTATAAGGAGTTGTATCGCAAATGA
- a CDS encoding FAD-dependent oxidoreductase, protein MKIVGIVGTNARQSYNRMLLQYIQKHFANQFALEICEIKDIPLFNENHPAADPESITVLAEKIAAADGVIISTPEHNHSVPSPLKSVIEWLSYRIHPLANKSLMIVGASYHPQGSSRAQVHLRQILDSPGVNPRVLPGNEFLLGNAKTAFDSEGNIKNEKTVSFLEQCISEFIKFINSNKLIDQKTKTIPDQEKTVQALTQSVFASSPKIQWDANYDVVVLGFGGAGATAARFAADEGAKVLLVDAAPEGSEGGNTKVSHQLIASGDNFDNLKSYYKQMAEPIGIDDDVLNTFVEGLVDMNNYVKKYLDVEPFSIRKQWIESDLSAVTEEYPEFSGVHSADMTVVHEGIADAALWKILRQKVVESADKIDVWFNSPALHLIQDLQTKTIIGVQVEHEHVVRNIQAQNGVVLATGGFENNQQMIEDYLQEPYLSPIGTTYNKGAGIKMALEVGADLWHMRSYESLGQLHGLSPKQPKGVRSKYATNIFWPILFTGSIITIGDDGTRYFKEDDINRHGHIYNHGFWRIPLSQEHPAVIFDQKQYDKIQADNDNLNGYPDILKFAIKANNLAELANKIGTNADNLQQTITDFNYFAQKGKDYAYQREPKTLTSFSENGPYYAILMRQNMLNTQGGARRNSRCQVLNPNGQPIAHLYEAGELGAPFANQYAGGGNLADCLISGKIAGQNAAQVKVDIQTPTNTATMVQPAMQVTTNNLGSDLQKEESFVTASNQYLGKSNAGMGDEIVVRITLDNNKKLENVEVLKQSESQDVSKEALETLPKTMVTKNTYNVDAISGATRTSAALKEAVKDALSKVE, encoded by the coding sequence TTGAAAATTGTGGGAATTGTAGGCACTAATGCTAGGCAATCATATAATCGCATGTTGTTACAATATATTCAAAAACATTTTGCTAATCAATTTGCATTAGAAATCTGCGAAATTAAGGATATTCCTCTGTTTAATGAGAATCACCCTGCAGCTGATCCTGAAAGTATAACAGTTTTAGCCGAAAAGATTGCTGCGGCTGATGGGGTTATTATTAGTACTCCTGAACATAATCACTCTGTACCATCACCATTAAAAAGCGTAATCGAGTGGTTATCATATCGAATACATCCCTTAGCTAATAAGTCATTGATGATTGTCGGTGCTTCCTATCATCCTCAAGGTTCCAGCCGTGCTCAGGTGCATTTGCGACAGATTTTAGATTCACCAGGTGTAAACCCGCGTGTTTTGCCAGGAAATGAGTTTTTATTAGGTAATGCAAAGACTGCTTTTGATAGTGAAGGTAATATTAAAAATGAAAAAACAGTTTCTTTTTTAGAGCAATGTATTAGTGAATTCATTAAATTTATTAATTCAAATAAGTTAATTGACCAAAAAACAAAAACAATACCAGATCAAGAAAAAACAGTTCAAGCTCTTACCCAGTCTGTTTTTGCTTCTAGTCCTAAAATCCAGTGGGATGCTAATTATGATGTTGTAGTTTTAGGATTTGGTGGTGCTGGCGCGACAGCTGCTCGTTTTGCTGCTGATGAAGGTGCCAAGGTTTTACTAGTAGATGCCGCTCCAGAAGGTTCGGAAGGCGGAAATACTAAAGTTTCGCACCAATTAATTGCTTCGGGAGATAATTTTGATAATCTGAAATCTTATTATAAGCAAATGGCTGAACCAATTGGAATTGACGATGATGTTCTCAACACCTTTGTAGAAGGTTTAGTGGATATGAATAACTATGTTAAAAAGTATCTAGATGTTGAGCCATTTAGTATTCGTAAACAATGGATTGAAAGCGATTTAAGCGCAGTTACTGAAGAATATCCCGAATTTTCAGGTGTACATAGTGCAGATATGACTGTTGTTCATGAAGGAATTGCGGATGCTGCCTTATGGAAAATCTTACGACAAAAGGTGGTTGAGAGTGCCGATAAAATTGATGTTTGGTTTAATTCACCAGCACTTCATTTAATTCAAGATTTACAAACAAAAACAATTATTGGTGTACAAGTTGAACATGAACACGTAGTGCGAAATATTCAAGCGCAAAATGGTGTGGTTTTAGCTACTGGAGGTTTTGAAAATAATCAACAAATGATTGAAGACTATCTGCAAGAACCATATCTATCACCAATTGGGACAACTTATAATAAAGGCGCGGGTATTAAGATGGCTTTAGAAGTTGGTGCTGATTTATGGCATATGCGTAGTTATGAATCATTAGGACAGCTCCATGGTTTATCGCCAAAGCAACCTAAAGGCGTGCGTAGTAAATATGCGACGAATATTTTTTGGCCAATTTTATTCACAGGCAGTATTATTACGATTGGCGATGATGGTACTCGTTATTTTAAGGAAGACGACATTAATCGTCATGGACATATTTATAATCATGGTTTCTGGCGGATACCATTGTCACAAGAACATCCAGCTGTTATTTTTGATCAAAAACAATATGACAAAATTCAAGCTGATAATGATAATCTCAATGGTTATCCAGATATTTTGAAATTTGCTATTAAAGCCAATAACTTAGCTGAGTTAGCTAATAAAATTGGGACTAATGCCGATAATTTGCAGCAAACCATTACCGACTTTAATTATTTTGCTCAGAAAGGCAAAGATTATGCATATCAAAGAGAGCCTAAAACATTAACAAGTTTTAGTGAAAATGGGCCTTATTATGCTATTTTGATGCGGCAGAATATGTTGAATACCCAAGGTGGAGCTAGAAGAAATTCACGCTGCCAAGTTTTGAATCCAAACGGTCAACCAATCGCTCACTTATATGAAGCAGGTGAATTAGGGGCTCCTTTCGCCAATCAATATGCTGGTGGTGGTAATCTTGCTGATTGTTTGATATCGGGAAAAATTGCAGGACAAAATGCAGCTCAAGTAAAAGTAGATATTCAAACGCCAACAAATACTGCTACGATGGTACAACCAGCTATGCAAGTAACTACTAATAATTTAGGCAGTGACTTACAAAAGGAAGAATCATTTGTAACAGCTAGTAATCAATATTTAGGTAAAAGTAATGCTGGCATGGGAGACGAAATTGTCGTTCGGATCACTTTGGATAATAATAAAAAACTCGAAAATGTCGAAGTTTTAAAGCAAAGTGAAAGCCAAGATGTTAGCAAAGAAGCTTTAGAAACTCTACCAAAAACAATGGTTACTAAAAACACCTATAATGTGGATGCTATATCAGGTGCAACAAGAACTAGTGCTGCCCTCAAAGAAGCAGTTAAAGATGCTTTAAGCAAAGTAGAATAA
- a CDS encoding transporter substrate-binding domain-containing protein, with product MRKKSVFLALLCSLFILTGCGKSLAQQSVLENVRQSKTITWGVKGDVKLFGLIDVRDGQQKGFDVDMARHLTKHILGPKGQAKFLTVTSQSRTPLLKNGNVDAMIATMNITPERKRVVDFSKSYFDAGQSLLIPKNSTIKDAHHLNGHTVIGVVGASSAENIKKISPKAKVLELQDYAQAMNALKSGQGEALTTDNSILYGLAVQNPGYRVIDGTFTYEPYGVAVNKNQKDFVCAINRALREMEQDGEYNQLIKKWFKNVPGFNYRALYRS from the coding sequence ATGAGGAAAAAGAGCGTCTTTCTTGCTTTACTATGCAGTTTGTTCATTTTAACTGGATGTGGTAAAAGCTTGGCACAACAATCAGTATTAGAAAATGTGCGTCAAAGTAAGACAATTACTTGGGGTGTTAAGGGCGACGTAAAATTGTTTGGCCTTATTGATGTTCGCGATGGACAACAAAAAGGATTTGATGTCGATATGGCTCGGCATTTAACCAAACACATTTTAGGTCCTAAGGGACAGGCTAAGTTTTTAACTGTAACTTCACAATCACGGACACCCTTACTGAAAAACGGTAATGTTGATGCTATGATTGCAACTATGAATATTACTCCAGAGCGTAAAAGGGTAGTTGATTTTTCCAAATCGTACTTTGATGCTGGACAATCGTTATTGATACCTAAGAATTCGACTATCAAAGATGCACACCATTTAAATGGACATACAGTTATTGGTGTGGTTGGAGCGAGTTCCGCAGAAAATATTAAAAAAATTTCACCTAAAGCTAAAGTATTAGAGCTACAAGATTATGCACAGGCCATGAATGCTTTGAAATCTGGTCAAGGAGAAGCTTTGACCACTGATAATAGTATTTTATATGGTTTGGCAGTACAAAATCCAGGTTATCGCGTAATTGATGGTACCTTTACTTATGAACCTTATGGTGTCGCAGTTAATAAAAATCAAAAAGACTTTGTGTGTGCTATTAATCGAGCACTTCGGGAAATGGAACAAGATGGAGAATATAATCAATTAATTAAAAAATGGTTTAAAAATGTTCCCGGATTTAATTATCGAGCACTTTATCGCTCTTAA
- the hflX gene encoding GTPase HflX: MEENNQVIIAGVSHLQTDFDYSMAELAQLVAANNLKVVDQIRQQIDQINNKTYFGSGKVQEIKQLAQYHNVSLIIVNDELSPAQVRNLEKATQLHFLDRTELILQVFAQRAHSRQAQLQVAIAQLQYQLPRIHPSGNPLDQQRGQSGLANRGAGESKLELNRRTIRQQITKLKQELRHVEQTLNTQGARRQNSKLPQVALVGYTNAGKSTTLNGILDLVADKNSKKVFVKDQLFATLDTSIRKITLPQKPSFLLSDTVGFVSKLPHNLIEAFQSTLAEAKNADLLVQVIDASDSHREQMMQTTQQTLSEIGITNKPMIYAYNKADQTSDFQGPQVIGNNIYYSALQESSLKTLIELIYQKLFSNYRVIKVLIPYSSSQLNQSINQLVIQNQSYTNEGTIYQLLVSPTDYESLTEYQID; this comes from the coding sequence TTGGAAGAAAACAATCAAGTTATTATTGCTGGCGTTAGTCACTTACAAACAGACTTTGACTACTCAATGGCAGAATTGGCCCAATTAGTCGCAGCCAACAATCTCAAAGTAGTTGACCAAATCAGACAACAAATAGATCAAATTAACAATAAAACCTATTTTGGTTCAGGAAAAGTTCAAGAAATTAAGCAACTGGCTCAATACCATAATGTGTCTTTAATAATTGTTAACGATGAATTGTCACCTGCGCAAGTCCGCAATTTAGAAAAAGCAACCCAATTGCACTTTTTAGATCGTACAGAACTTATTTTGCAAGTTTTCGCGCAAAGAGCCCATAGTCGTCAAGCCCAACTACAAGTAGCTATTGCTCAATTGCAATATCAATTACCGCGCATTCATCCTTCGGGTAATCCTTTAGATCAACAACGAGGCCAAAGTGGTTTAGCCAATCGTGGTGCTGGTGAAAGCAAGCTAGAGCTCAATCGTCGCACTATTCGCCAACAGATTACTAAATTAAAACAAGAATTGCGCCACGTTGAACAAACTCTAAATACGCAAGGTGCAAGACGACAAAATTCAAAATTACCACAAGTGGCCTTAGTTGGATATACTAATGCAGGCAAATCTACTACTTTAAATGGCATACTCGATTTAGTTGCCGATAAAAATAGTAAAAAAGTTTTTGTTAAAGATCAGCTTTTTGCTACGTTGGATACTTCCATTCGCAAAATTACTTTGCCCCAAAAGCCCAGCTTTTTATTATCTGATACTGTGGGATTTGTCAGCAAATTACCGCACAATTTAATTGAAGCTTTTCAATCCACACTTGCTGAGGCGAAAAATGCAGATCTTTTAGTACAAGTAATTGATGCTTCCGATTCTCATCGAGAACAAATGATGCAAACTACACAACAAACATTAAGTGAAATTGGTATTACTAATAAACCCATGATTTATGCTTATAATAAAGCGGATCAAACCTCAGACTTTCAAGGACCGCAAGTTATTGGTAATAATATTTATTATTCTGCATTGCAAGAAAGCTCTTTGAAAACTTTAATTGAATTAATTTATCAAAAATTATTCTCCAATTATCGAGTAATAAAAGTGCTGATTCCTTACAGTAGCTCTCAATTAAATCAATCTATTAATCAACTTGTCATTCAAAACCAATCCTACACTAATGAAGGCACTATTTATCAATTGCTAGTGAGCCCTACAGATTATGAATCTTTGACTGAATACCAAATTGATTAA
- a CDS encoding amino acid ABC transporter ATP-binding protein: MSMIEFHDVQKYYGHFHALTDINLEIDKGETVVLIGPSGSGKSTLVRTVNGLERIQSGKLIVNNHDLSSPKTNFDILRRDVGMVFQHFNLYANKTVLENIMLAPRIVLKMSEEENRERAFKLLDMVGLKDKANNMPSQISGGQKQRVAIARSLAMKPRLLLFDEPTSALDPEMIDDVLQVIKRITSASDMTSLIVTHEMGFAKEVANRVIFMDAGQIVEDDQKDAFFEQPKTERAQQFLSKIITH; the protein is encoded by the coding sequence ATGTCAATGATCGAATTTCATGATGTCCAAAAATATTATGGACATTTTCATGCTTTGACAGATATAAATCTGGAAATTGATAAGGGCGAAACAGTAGTTTTGATAGGTCCCTCAGGATCTGGGAAAAGTACATTAGTTCGAACAGTTAATGGTTTGGAACGGATTCAAAGCGGGAAGTTAATAGTTAATAATCATGATTTATCTTCTCCTAAAACTAATTTTGATATTTTACGGCGGGATGTCGGGATGGTTTTTCAACATTTTAATTTGTATGCTAATAAGACTGTTTTGGAAAATATTATGTTAGCACCACGAATAGTACTCAAAATGTCCGAAGAAGAAAATCGCGAGCGCGCTTTTAAATTATTAGATATGGTAGGTTTAAAAGATAAAGCTAATAATATGCCTTCACAGATTTCTGGTGGACAAAAACAACGAGTTGCCATTGCTCGCTCTTTAGCCATGAAGCCACGTTTATTATTGTTTGATGAACCTACCTCAGCGCTAGATCCAGAAATGATTGATGATGTTTTACAAGTTATTAAACGAATTACTTCAGCAAGTGACATGACTTCTTTGATTGTGACGCATGAAATGGGCTTCGCTAAAGAAGTTGCTAATCGAGTTATTTTTATGGATGCAGGTCAAATTGTTGAAGATGATCAAAAGGATGCCTTCTTTGAACAACCAAAAACCGAACGTGCTCAACAATTCTTAAGTAAGATTATCACACACTAG
- a CDS encoding peptide ABC transporter substrate-binding protein produces MKFNKFLVAGATVLLSASALVGCGSSSSKAQAPKSTVRISASDVIATMDSSMNTDVIGAQNLTNTMEGLYRYKGKDIKPAIATKVVKPTNNGLTYTFPLRTNAKWSNGDPVTADDFVYAWRRTVNPKTKSQYAYIYEGIANAKDITAGKKPVDSLGVKALDKHTFQVTLEKPIPYFDQLMTSSTFYPQNPKNVDKWGKKYGTNSKTLVFNGPYKLAKWNGPDNSWTEVKNNSYWNAKDVKVKTIQYQVVKDASTALNLYQSNKLDRVNLTGDTSKQMKGSKGYSIQKQNSTFYIEMNEKKNELFKNQKIRQALSLAINREQLTKKVLGNGTTPAHSFTPSNMSFDPQNKSKDFTSETAKTGKANTTYDVAKAKKLWKEGLAETGNTGKKFNLTLLGDDTDISKQQNEFLQNQLEKLPGLKVTLNNVPFKSRLSRSTSGDFDMVVTGWNADFPDPINFLTLFTTGASNNKGNWSNAEYDSLVNKSMNEDANNPAARWKDMVDAQNVANEQQGVIPLYQNGAAFMTHSRVKDLDYGPSGSYNMVSLRVKD; encoded by the coding sequence ATGAAATTTAATAAATTTTTAGTTGCTGGAGCCACTGTTTTATTAAGTGCCAGTGCACTAGTAGGATGTGGATCTTCATCCTCCAAAGCACAAGCACCAAAAAGCACAGTGAGAATATCTGCATCAGATGTCATTGCGACGATGGATTCATCTATGAACACTGATGTTATTGGCGCTCAAAATCTTACTAATACAATGGAAGGCTTATACCGTTATAAGGGTAAAGATATTAAACCTGCGATTGCTACCAAGGTGGTTAAACCAACTAATAATGGTTTGACTTATACTTTTCCTTTACGGACCAATGCTAAATGGAGTAATGGTGATCCTGTAACCGCGGATGATTTTGTTTATGCCTGGCGGCGAACAGTCAATCCTAAAACCAAATCTCAATATGCTTATATCTATGAAGGCATTGCCAATGCCAAAGATATCACAGCTGGTAAAAAACCGGTCGATTCTTTAGGTGTTAAAGCTTTAGATAAACATACTTTCCAAGTAACACTAGAAAAACCTATTCCTTACTTTGATCAATTAATGACCTCTTCAACATTCTATCCACAAAATCCTAAAAATGTTGATAAATGGGGCAAAAAATATGGTACCAATTCTAAGACTTTAGTCTTCAACGGTCCTTATAAATTAGCTAAATGGAATGGCCCAGACAATAGTTGGACTGAGGTTAAAAACAATAGTTATTGGAATGCAAAAGATGTCAAAGTAAAGACAATTCAGTATCAAGTAGTTAAAGATGCCTCTACCGCCTTGAATTTATATCAATCTAATAAGTTAGACCGTGTTAATTTAACAGGCGATACTTCCAAGCAAATGAAGGGATCTAAGGGCTACAGTATTCAAAAACAAAATTCTACTTTCTATATTGAAATGAACGAAAAGAAAAATGAACTTTTTAAAAACCAAAAGATTCGCCAAGCTCTTTCTTTAGCAATCAATCGTGAACAATTAACTAAGAAAGTCTTAGGTAATGGAACTACTCCTGCACATTCATTTACTCCATCTAATATGTCATTTGATCCTCAAAACAAGAGTAAGGACTTCACATCTGAAACTGCTAAAACCGGCAAAGCTAATACTACTTATGATGTAGCTAAAGCGAAGAAGCTTTGGAAAGAAGGATTGGCTGAAACAGGTAATACTGGTAAAAAGTTCAACTTAACCCTATTAGGTGATGATACTGATATTTCTAAACAGCAAAATGAATTCTTACAAAATCAATTAGAAAAATTGCCTGGTCTAAAAGTAACCTTGAATAATGTTCCTTTCAAGAGCAGATTGTCTAGATCAACCAGTGGTGACTTCGATATGGTAGTAACTGGTTGGAATGCCGACTTTCCTGATCCAATCAATTTCTTAACTCTCTTTACAACAGGAGCAAGTAATAATAAAGGAAATTGGTCAAATGCTGAATACGATTCTTTAGTTAATAAGAGTATGAATGAAGATGCTAATAATCCTGCGGCACGTTGGAAAGATATGGTTGATGCTCAAAATGTCGCCAATGAGCAACAAGGTGTTATTCCCCTATATCAAAATGGTGCAGCTTTCATGACTCATTCACGTGTTAAGGATTTGGATTACGGCCCATCAGGCAGTTATAACATGGTTTCACTTCGTGTTAAAGATTAA
- a CDS encoding amino acid ABC transporter permease: MQNWIQAYSWMNIRFLLMGLGVTVYISVISVVLSFIFGSILGIIRYSKIKYVSAIFGFVIDLIRNLPLLLIIFFTYFGLPNFGFKPETIPAAIMAMTIFESSMIAEIVRSGLNAVDIGQTEGARSVGMTFLQSLWHIILPQAYKKMIPAMISQFVSLIKDTSLATIIVVPELMQHAQVIYGQNANYILPMFAALAVLYFIVCFSLSVLGNHIDKKLA; encoded by the coding sequence TTGCAAAATTGGATTCAAGCTTATTCATGGATGAATATCCGTTTCTTATTAATGGGGCTTGGAGTGACCGTTTATATTTCCGTAATCTCCGTAGTCTTAAGTTTTATTTTTGGTTCTATTTTAGGCATTATTCGCTATTCTAAAATTAAATATGTTTCAGCAATTTTTGGTTTTGTAATTGATTTGATTCGTAATTTACCTCTATTACTAATCATTTTCTTTACTTATTTTGGACTGCCTAATTTTGGATTTAAACCCGAAACAATTCCAGCTGCAATTATGGCCATGACGATTTTTGAGTCTTCCATGATTGCCGAGATTGTTCGCTCTGGTTTAAATGCAGTAGATATTGGCCAAACCGAAGGAGCGCGTTCAGTGGGAATGACTTTTTTGCAGTCTTTGTGGCATATTATTTTACCACAGGCTTACAAAAAGATGATTCCAGCAATGATTAGTCAATTTGTTTCTTTAATTAAGGATACTTCTTTAGCTACTATCATTGTAGTACCAGAATTAATGCAACATGCTCAGGTTATTTACGGGCAAAATGCTAACTATATTTTGCCAATGTTTGCTGCCCTAGCAGTTTTATATTTTATTGTCTGCTTCAGCTTATCTGTATTAGGTAATCATATCGACAAAAAGTTAGCTTAG